The genome window CCGCCGCTCGAGCGGAAACAGCTTTTCCATGTACCAGCCGAGCGCATCGGGCAGGCTCAACAGCCGGAGAGTCTCGGCGGTCGGGGCGCAATCGACCACGATCACGTCGTAGGTCCCCGACGCGACATGGTCCTGGACCTCGGCGAGGGCGAACAACTCGTCCATGCCGGGGAACACCACCAGTTCTTCAGCGGCGATGCCGCTGGCGCCGCCCCAGTCGAACAGGTCGGCCAGATAGTCCCGCACCGTGCCCCAATGGCTTTCGAGGCGACGCTGGGCGTCGATCTGCTGCCCGTCCAACCCCGCCGAAATCGCCGTCGGCTCGTCGCCGAGCGGGACGTCGAAGGCGTCGCTCAGGCTGTGGGCGGGATCGGTGGACATGACCAGGGTGCGATGCCCCAGGTCTGCCGCCCGCAACGCGGTGGCGGCCGCAACCGTCGTCTTGCCGACGCCACCCTTGCCGGTGATGAGGAGCACCCTCACCCGTCGGCCTCTTCCATCTCCTCAGCCCGTCGACGCAGGCCGCGCAGCGCCGCCTGGACTATTTGCTTCTCCGCCTGCCTGCGGAGGAAGCCGGGGACCACGAAAGCCGGCTCGACCCTGAGTGCGTAGACGATCTCGGTACCGCCCTCTTCACGAAGGTTGAACTCGTAGTACCCCTCCATGTCTTTGATATCGGGTCCGGGAACCGCGTTCCACGACATCCGGCGGGGTTCGTCGTACTCGTACTGCAACTCGTACGAGATCTTCTTGATGTACCCGTCGACCTCGAAGCGGGCCCGCCGCGGCCGCCCGGCACCGTCGACCTCGAGAATCTCGACGGCGGACACCCCGGTGGCCCATTCCGGGTAGGCAGCCAGGTCGGCGGCGACGGCAAAGACGCGCTCCGGCGGGGCAGATGCCTCGGTCGAGCGCACGGTTCCTTCCATGGACGCGACACTAGCGATGGCAGGTGACTGCCTTTCAGGCGATCGGCGCCCGGCCGATCACCGCACGTCCGGCACATGGCGAACCGGGCTCTTGGTGGCTCGGAAGTACCCGACGTTCCTGCACCAGGTCGACCCGACCCGCCACGAGATCGCCTGCGGCTGGTGGATGTCGCCGAAGTAGTGCCACCGGGGACGGTGCTCGAGCAGGTAATCCAGCACCGCCGCCGACTGTTTGGGCCTCCCCCCAACCACGTCCTG of Acidimicrobiia bacterium contains these proteins:
- a CDS encoding SRPBCC family protein, with protein sequence MEGTVRSTEASAPPERVFAVAADLAAYPEWATGVSAVEILEVDGAGRPRRARFEVDGYIKKISYELQYEYDEPRRMSWNAVPGPDIKDMEGYYEFNLREEGGTEIVYALRVEPAFVVPGFLRRQAEKQIVQAALRGLRRRAEEMEEADG